The genomic interval attttgaaatgttaaagcattaaaaatgaattcatataaaaaaataacatttattcagAAAATTGACAAATAAGATCAtacaacaataatgaaaaaaaaatatatatttttatttttattacttataATTGTAAGTGTAGTTGAGCAAACATGAATGGGGACACATCACTTTGGCCTGTTTGCAATAAAATctgataaattatttttaattaattcatccTTTTTATATATTGCTATGTTTTATGGTAGAAATGATCttactatttaaaatgtgattttctaaatgaatattagcataattttaaacaaaatataccATATAATGTCATGGGGACTGAAATGGCACCAATTGTAGGAATGACCCTGTTGCTCATAGCCCATTCTGGGCCTTGTTTGCCTTTTCATTAAAAGCAAGAAAGGCAGAAAGTGTTcccatgatttctttttcacttgAACATTTACTGCTTCATAAATCCAACACAATGATAAGTAGACTGACCACATTTGCTCACTTTTGTTGTATGAACATGTGATATTTCTTACCAGGTTACCTGATTAGTGAGCATATACATGTATGATTATTATGTAGATATTTCAGACGTATATAACAGAAGCAAAGTTGCAAATTCTGACTCTATCCCTACTTGGTCTTTATAAGTCACAAAAACCTGAACATTGTGTATATCTAAGGGTTTCACAATTCACCTTTTTtccatagttaactcgcgattaatctctatataaaaaatatagttagaatcaaataaacacaaagaaaaaatgtcttttatctttgatttcttctttcaaataaaaaagtgcattatAGACCCACTTGACATTtctatttcaaaaacacagcacataaaaTGCCACAACAATGTGGTCTTAAAACTGAAGAGGGAGTAGACAACAAACGACAAACAGAACAGGGCCTAATGacagttaaatgaatgaaaaactgcAGTCATTAGACACATCAGATTCAGAACTCTGAACTCTTAGTGCTAACTTTTCTCCTATTTATTAAGCCAATTGCTAAGgtaacattttcagtggaccgttatcaaaaaaaattaacgcgttaatttttttaattaatcgcATTGCGATTAATTAAAATCGCAATGcgatttgtgagtgtgtgtgggagagtgtgtggtttacaaacttcagtttcctgtgtgaaaacctGATAAAAACTACGTCAGTTTTTGTCAACGATAtctccagaacattttcacgtctttatctcactgtcggACAAACTTGGAGCTGGTAATTTTGGTACTgttgctaatggaaacacaaacaaatacatcatgtaTTATACCGACCTAAACGgttaataacaacatacagaaaCTTTATCAAGTAactatttttgagttatttcatgcaaaaaaaaaacattcttgtctTGGATGCTgcgctttttgttttttaaaatactttcttccaccacacacacacacgcacacacacacatacatagacacacacacacgcacacacactcacacacacacacacacacactcactcactcaaatgtcttattttgtcacttcagtgtttgaaatcctttgttcagattgacgtcagtgacacaaagtgaccacacgaggcagcagaggaccagcagctcctgtgtccccgcagctaaaatcactggttttctctatgggctttggtgtgggagagtgagtggatggagctgttaatctatgacctaaaagagcgtagacttaatctgacatagattgtattaggtgtcagtacctcgtcatcaacacaacaaagtagattaaagtgatatgatgtggtttttattgatgttgaaaatgtcattcttcattaagccacagaaacagaaaccacagacactgatgatgtttggaaagtgcaaaaaccctctgagtgtcatgagtttcctgtcactgtggacacgttcttcgctgtcgttcacagagcagcaggaggacagaggtcatcctgaggtcacgcacactcagtttcacctgcatcacagcagaaaccacacttcctcattcatggcataatctgctcatgtgtgtttcattttccatgtgtgtgtgtgtgtgtgcgtaactctgagtgttgttctgctcacacgcagcagggggcgctgttgtcaggcagcatgaagaggaggaggaggagaagcagtgcatgctgggacagaaaggctcgtcagtgagaagatgatgttcttcagacaaagagtcaaactcttaacatctttatttactttgttttctatttgattgaaaaccttgaattttattttatattattttgacttctttctttttattttatataaagcatttattaatttttaattgattttactttctgtatcttttaatttcactttcaaacattcactttttgttatttttatctcagtgtgtgtgaacctgtgtgtttcaggctggttctcagcagcagggggcgctcacagcgcaggacggcggctcagttaatgacagacatgttgattttttaagtctttatttattgatggtttcaacaaagaatgactgagacgagctttgacctcgtccaccactgaagctgctgtctcttcatgtcctacagaggacacagagacactgaggaaccaggACAGACCAGgaacccaggataaaccggttcagtgaatgtggtcctgaaggtgtggaggtggatcagggagtcagaggagacactgtagaaggacagagtcccagcaggacagtccacatacactgatactctgtgagagacagaggacatgatgggtgtttgtgtcccacagtgacagacagagttACGATGATCATCACAGCAgaacagactccaggactgatcattacATCCAAACCAACAGTCATAACTGttgcctttcctcttgattcctctgtaactcagtgatatataaacttttcctctccactcgacctcccagtaacagcgaccagtcagaccaggtctacacagcagctgaggccAGGACttaaatctgtctggatgatcaggatacgactgatCTTCTGTCTCAcgggtcactttcctgttgtcgtcagacagtttgaggtttctgtgcattgtgtttgtgtccagttccagttcacatgaatctgatgaagacaacgagacacagctgcagtttattgatgatcagctgatatgttgttatttcctgtaaatccatacttacacttcctgagaccaggttttaacctctgctctccagcatggtccatcctggaggaagaaacagtctgaatgagtttctgtccaacatgagtccgaactgttgtcttaatgacgcactctggtggacacaatgatgaactacaaggacaggtgtgtttcaaagagaagacggtggctgtttctcaatactcaagtaagcaagtatgtacttgcttacttgggaagtatatacttgagaagtacgctgggagtatatacttgccaagtacgggagtacacaagtatgtggttgtttctcaatactcaagtatgcaagtatgtatgtattgttctgctgtagtgctgcagtgctgcagcctcattagcgccacctacggtgttgataaatgaacatatgaaatacttttaattaatgcatatatatgttgttattatttttacattttaaatatttaacttcatttattaatttatttctattaaaatatacaatacaaattatacaatgtggaaaatagatataatacagcattgtagagtagtatatatatatatatgacgtacaaatatatactactctacatatctaatatttacatattatatttaaatacagatacaatgaccgtgcgactttaatataaatctaacattcaaagttaaaataaaaaaaacattaacaatatacaaacttttaaactgtcaggtcaaaacgtttccattaaaaacaaaataacacgtcaacaacaaatctatggatcacaccgagcatctaatgacagcgacgtctgagccagcggatcatttcaggacaggccgaggtcacgctgctctgtgccgggcacagtgagcgccgagcgtccgcagaggcggagcttatcacctccgacaaacgtcgctgccaaactataaatacgtcatatcttcatacacaaaccacatgtttgatttctaaatgactcatttctcgcctcaaatgatgttaaaactttgttccgggacaaagaaaaatatttatttcagatttctatttctattatctgctgctatgctccgccgaaatgtaatgtcgtttttgtcaggcttccttcttcttatgaacgataggtgatgagttgatgatgcaggaaaagaccccactgacacaggacttgtaccgaacaaagggattttatttagtcacaagtcaggcgtcagaaccaagctctgcagcagctcgggagaatgtgttcttgccgaatctccggacaattctgcctcagaaaagcaaaactagccttatatagattttctagcattcttatttgcaggcatcacaggTTTCGACtcccgcctttctcctgtttccataatgcaacaacttgaaaatggtaaaaatgggcggagcgagaatacTTCcgggtcctcgctgttcgcttacttgagaattggaacagcacttaaACAGTaccggagtacgcaagtacgcacaagtatggatattgagaaacggccggtgtctgcagaaccagagaccacagtttcaggaggctacgcatttactcaacagcgccaccacgtggacaacacagaagacaacttctgtttatacatttgaaacccaccacgagtaaaccagcaacaagttggcccagcacaaaccaagtaaacaaagaaaatagataaaaattagggatttcatttgtattttttacaatgtttcaaatcgcagtattgtgggtctaaaaaccataaactttgtatttgaattacggtTGTTTGATCACTTGCTTGAATCGATACCTAGTTTCCAGTGCTTTCGTGGTTTTTTCAGCTgcgcgtcacagaggaaacacatggctacttatgcagctgctgctgcggaggctcgtcgctgttactgctgcttccaaaacttgtgtgttttcaccgttgaatgaagaatgaagaacaacttgattgtagctgttagatgacgaacatctcgtacacaactcactacaaacaccacagaataaagacatctttactttagtttgaccgtagactgtttgaagtggaccaggactgttctgtacccagtaccaggacttctcacatgatgctgctactctgtgcagatgatctgtccagttcatggttctggtcgtttctcaggctgaactacgtgacattcactcgttctcaccagagtctagtgtttgtttctagttttctagtttattgtcaaacaagaacaatatctatcaggcagatgatctgctgtggcgccccctaaagggaggagccagaagacggagaagaacaacaggtgtttaaaaagtgtcactaatgtttggttatactcactgacagaggaaaacataataacaggacatcttcaacctgaacctgctgacaagtttgaatactgctgatgaacatgaagaggaaggaggaggaggaagaggagaatacctgagagtgtccagtctccagtgaggactcttcagtccagcagacagcagcttctctgctgagtctcctggatgattgtagctcaggtccagttctctcagatgggaggggttggagttcagagctgaggtcagagaagaacatccttcctctgagaccagacaacctgacagactggagttaagaagatatgatgaactcagtgattcagaaaaaacatcttaatcaacaagaacctaaagaagcaaagagtctgagtcagagttctgacctgagagtctccagagaacagtgaggactcttcagtccatcacacagcagcttcactccttgATCCTGCAagtcattgttactcaggtccacgtgtctcagactagaggacacagagctgaggactgaggacagagcttcacagcttctctctgagagtttacagccactcagtctgaggtagaaaacagtgatgaacaaaaggttaaacatgtttgtcttgtgctctatagaatatgtcttattaatatttatatactgatccacgtacagagctttgttcgaggctttgaccaccggcagcagcttcagaagagcctcctctgaagcagagtatttcttcaggtcaaactcttccagatcttttcctgatgacagtaagatgaagaccagagctgaccactgagcaggagacagtgtctctgtggacaggcGTCCTGATCTCAGGAACCATTGGATCTCCCCCACAAGAGaacgatggttcagttcattcagacagtggaacaggttgatgcttctctctgctgacagattcgtactgatcttcttcttgatgtactcaactgtttcctgattggtctgtgaaccacttcctgtttgtgtcagtagacctcttaagaacttctgattggtctccagtgaaagacccaggaggaaacggagggacaagtccaggtgtccatttggactcagtaaggcctcgtccacagcactctggtgcagatgattcagttcaggtttttttctaAACAGTCTGGTCAACTGGCTAATTGTTGGTTttgacaacagatttgttccagaggtgatgaaggtcagatgaacatgaagagcagccagaaactcctgaacactcagatggacaaagcagaagaccttgtcctggtacaggcctctctcctctttaaagatctgagtaaagactcctgagtaaactgaagctgctgtgatatcgatgccacactctgtcaggtctgattcatagaagatcaggtttcctttctgcagctgctcaaaagccagtttccccagagactcaatcatcttcctgttctctggagtccagtgtggatctgtctcagctcctccatcatatttgaccttcttcactttggactgaaccaccaggaagtggatgtacatctcagtcagggtcttgggcagttctcctccatctctggttttcagcatGTTTTCCAGAACCtttgcagtgatccagcagaagaccgggatgtggcacatgatgtggaggctttgtgatgtctggatgtggaagatgatcctcctggcctgctcctcatctctgaacctcttcctgaagtagtcctccttctgtgggtccgtgaaccctctgacctctgtcaccatgtccacacagtcaggagggatctgactggctgctgcaggtcgtgtggttatccagaggcgagcagagggaagcagtttccccctgatgaggtttgtcagcagcacgtccactgaggtggacgctgtgacgtcagtcaggatctcagtgttgtggaagtccagaggaagtcgacactcgtccagaccatcaaagatgaagaccaccttaaagtcttcaaacctgcagatgcctgcttctttggtttcagtgaagaattgatggatgagttccaccaaactgaacttcttctctttcagcacattcagctctctgaaggtgaagggaaacatgaactgtatgtcctggttgcttttgtcttcagcccagtccagagtgaacttctgtgtgaacactgttttcccaatgccagccacgccctttgtcatcactcttctgattggtccgtctcttccagctgaggctttgaagatgtcttcttgtctgatggatgtttctggtctgtctggtttccaggaagctctttcaatctgtctgacctcatgttcttcattgacctctccagtccctccctctgtgatgtagagctctgtgaagatctcattcagaagggtggggtttcctgctttagccacaccctcaaacaaacactggaacttcttctttaggtttgatttgagttcacgtcgacaagctggagctctgatttctgacagaacacaagaaaataaatcagtgagtggatcattgagaaaataagatgttcttcctttcacattaaaagtcc from Solea solea chromosome 17, fSolSol10.1, whole genome shotgun sequence carries:
- the LOC131443322 gene encoding NACHT, LRR and PYD domains-containing protein 3-like — encoded protein: MDHVTAQCFIYTSCVCRRIHQQRPDSAGPGPGPSCVSMKSDRSMNEPVNFKQEQRRIHQQGPDSAGPGPSCVSMKSDQSIDCYIDFKDGQKHGELIVDQQRTEVLSGQSVQQHGADLDSIFKLLEENIICFVKNELKKIHKVLDTNHTEVSESQREDEEQRSSREAFLKITDDFLRRMKQEKLADKIRAPACRRELKSNLKKKFQCLFEGVAKAGNPTLLNEIFTELYITEGGTGEVNEEHEVRQIERASWKPDRPETSIRQEDIFKASAGRDGPIRRVMTKGVAGIGKTVFTQKFTLDWAEDKSNQDIQFMFPFTFRELNVLKEKKFSLVELIHQFFTETKEAGICRFEDFKVVFIFDGLDECRLPLDFHNTEILTDVTASTSVDVLLTNLIRGKLLPSARLWITTRPAAASQIPPDCVDMVTEVRGFTDPQKEDYFRKRFRDEEQARRIIFHIQTSQSLHIMCHIPVFCWITAKVLENMLKTRDGGELPKTLTEMYIHFLVVQSKVKKVKYDGGAETDPHWTPENRKMIESLGKLAFEQLQKGNLIFYESDLTECGIDITAASVYSGVFTQIFKEERGLYQDKVFCFVHLSVQEFLAALHVHLTFITSGTNLLSKPTISQLTRLFRKKPELNHLHQSAVDEALLSPNGHLDLSLRFLLGLSLETNQKFLRGLLTQTGSGSQTNQETVEYIKKKISTNLSAERSINLFHCLNELNHRSLVGEIQWFLRSGRLSTETLSPAQWSALVFILLSSGKDLEEFDLKKYSASEEALLKLLPVVKASNNCKLSERSCEALSSVLSSVSSSLRHVDLSNNDLQDQGVKLLCDGLKSPHCSLETLSLSGCLVSEEGCSSLTSALNSNPSHLRELDLSYNHPGDSAEKLLSAGLKSPHWRLDT